A window of the Dissulfuribacter thermophilus genome harbors these coding sequences:
- a CDS encoding 30S ribosomal protein S1, translating into MEKLATDTQEKLTEQEENAQSAQNDEELVDMSQFEEYFEQSIPSYHPGQIIQGKVVRVGNETVLIDIGYKSEGQVPAREFIDEEDKVCVQPGDTIEVLLERWDPEEGQLRLSFVKALRRTLWNDVMEAYENGTPVKGKIVNRVKGGMSFQIGKRPASLLAFLPLSQLDLGPVKDPNDYLNQECECLIIKCNRKRQNIVVSRRILLEKEREAKRKETLATLEEGQVREGVVKNITDYGAFVDLGGIDGLLHVTDMSWGRVDHPSKLLKVGDTITVKVLSFDKEAGKVSLGIKQLTEDPWSRVDEKYPEGSKVTGSVVSLTDYGAFVELEEGVEGLIHVSEMSWTRKIRHPKQMLAVGDMVEAVVLKVDKDAKRISLGLKQVEPNPWDVVEERYPVGTVIEGTVKNVTDFGVFVGIAEGIDGLVHVSDLSWNKRIKHPKELYKKGQTIQAVVLNIDREKERFSLGVKQLTPDPWESVPEKFPVGSEVTGTITNVTDFGIFVELEEGIEGLIHVSEIGDKKVKSPVGLYEVGDEIKAKVINIAPVERRIGLSIKRLKEDEEKVLYEEYATKSKGAATTLGSLLQEELLQKGLKTE; encoded by the coding sequence ATGGAAAAGTTGGCAACAGATACACAGGAAAAACTAACTGAGCAGGAAGAAAATGCACAATCTGCTCAAAATGATGAAGAATTGGTGGATATGAGCCAATTCGAGGAGTACTTTGAACAAAGCATTCCTTCTTATCATCCAGGTCAGATTATACAGGGCAAGGTGGTAAGGGTAGGAAATGAAACTGTGCTCATTGACATCGGATATAAGAGCGAGGGGCAAGTTCCAGCTCGTGAATTCATAGATGAAGAGGATAAGGTATGTGTTCAGCCTGGTGATACAATCGAGGTTTTATTGGAACGCTGGGATCCAGAAGAAGGGCAACTTCGCCTGTCATTCGTCAAGGCCTTGAGACGAACCCTTTGGAATGATGTGATGGAGGCCTATGAAAATGGGACGCCAGTTAAGGGTAAGATCGTCAACAGGGTCAAGGGAGGCATGAGCTTCCAGATAGGCAAGAGGCCAGCAAGCCTCCTTGCATTTTTACCCTTGAGTCAACTTGATTTGGGCCCAGTCAAGGATCCCAATGACTATTTGAACCAGGAATGTGAATGTTTGATTATAAAATGTAACAGGAAACGTCAGAACATCGTTGTATCCAGGAGAATCCTCCTGGAAAAAGAGCGCGAGGCCAAGCGTAAGGAGACTCTCGCGACCCTGGAAGAGGGACAGGTCCGTGAAGGGGTAGTCAAGAATATCACTGACTACGGTGCATTTGTGGATCTTGGCGGTATAGACGGACTCCTCCATGTGACGGACATGTCTTGGGGACGTGTCGATCACCCATCAAAGCTCCTAAAGGTAGGTGATACAATAACTGTAAAGGTCCTTTCCTTTGACAAAGAGGCAGGGAAGGTTTCTTTGGGTATCAAACAGTTGACTGAAGACCCGTGGAGCAGGGTAGATGAGAAGTACCCAGAGGGTTCCAAGGTTACTGGTAGTGTAGTGAGCCTCACAGACTACGGCGCATTTGTGGAGCTTGAGGAAGGGGTCGAAGGTCTTATTCATGTCTCTGAAATGTCATGGACAAGGAAGATCAGACATCCAAAGCAAATGCTCGCTGTGGGAGACATGGTTGAGGCCGTAGTCCTCAAGGTAGACAAAGATGCCAAACGTATCAGTCTTGGCCTTAAGCAGGTAGAACCCAACCCATGGGATGTGGTGGAGGAACGTTATCCTGTTGGAACAGTCATTGAGGGTACTGTTAAGAATGTCACTGATTTTGGTGTGTTCGTAGGCATTGCCGAGGGTATAGATGGTCTTGTCCATGTATCAGATCTTTCATGGAACAAGCGTATCAAACATCCTAAGGAGCTTTACAAAAAAGGACAGACCATTCAGGCAGTTGTCTTGAATATTGATAGAGAAAAAGAGCGTTTTAGCCTTGGTGTCAAACAATTGACTCCTGATCCATGGGAATCTGTACCTGAAAAATTCCCTGTAGGAAGCGAGGTGACCGGTACCATAACCAACGTCACTGATTTTGGTATATTTGTTGAGCTCGAAGAGGGTATTGAAGGGCTTATTCATGTTTCAGAGATCGGTGACAAAAAGGTCAAGTCTCCTGTAGGGTTGTATGAGGTAGGAGATGAAATAAAGGCCAAGGTTATCAATATAGCACCTGTCGAAAGAAGAATTGGCCTTTCAATAAAGAGGCTAAAAGAGGACGAAGAGAAAGTCCTATACGAAGAGTATGCCACAAAGTCCAAGGGAGCTGCTACTACCCTTGGAAGTCTTCTTCAGGAAGAACTCCTTCAAAAGGGATTAAAAACGGAGTAA
- the aroD gene encoding type I 3-dehydroquinate dehydratase — protein MFCVSILERDFTDLVEKVRSLSGISDLIEVRLDGLASKDFSLESHHVHALKEAGGSLPLLFTNRRLAEGGHFQADDPRRIEWLHQCVENGGDLIDVELMTPESLRQDLIIQAKKHGVKSVVSYHDFNETPPREKLSEILAEALETDCDIVKIVTTARNPMDLLATLSLYEEAIDSGIKLIAFSMGPLGSITRIFSLILGAPFTYCAPKRESATAPGQMDISTMRTLLEEFFPL, from the coding sequence ATGTTTTGTGTCAGCATATTAGAGAGGGACTTCACCGATTTAGTGGAAAAAGTGAGGTCCCTTTCTGGCATCTCAGATTTGATTGAGGTCCGTTTAGACGGACTTGCCTCCAAAGACTTCTCCCTTGAGTCTCATCATGTTCATGCCTTGAAAGAGGCTGGAGGCTCTCTACCTTTGCTTTTTACCAATAGGCGCTTGGCAGAAGGGGGACATTTTCAAGCTGATGATCCTAGGCGTATTGAGTGGCTTCACCAATGCGTAGAAAACGGGGGAGACTTGATTGATGTAGAATTAATGACGCCTGAGTCACTACGCCAAGACCTCATAATTCAGGCCAAAAAACATGGAGTCAAGTCCGTAGTCTCGTATCATGATTTCAATGAAACTCCTCCAAGAGAGAAACTTTCGGAGATATTGGCTGAAGCCTTGGAGACAGACTGTGACATCGTAAAGATCGTTACAACCGCTCGTAACCCAATGGATTTGTTGGCTACCTTGAGTCTTTACGAGGAGGCCATTGACTCAGGTATTAAGCTTATAGCCTTTTCAATGGGCCCGCTTGGCAGTATAACTCGGATCTTCTCACTTATTCTCGGTGCTCCCTTTACCTATTGTGCTCCTAAAAGGGAATCGGCTACTGCCCCAGGGCAAATGGACATCAGTACCATGAGGACGCTTTTAGAAGAATTTTTTCCTTTGTGA
- a CDS encoding IMP cyclohydrolase encodes MAKIQRALISVTDKTGVAEFAKELEKLGVEIVSTGGTARVMREAGVSVKDVSELTGFPEMMDGRVKTLHPKVHGGILAIRDNKEHVRQMEDNGVPAIDLVVVNLYAFEKTVQKPDVTLAEAIENIDIGGPTLLRSSAKNFRYVTVITDPDDYEVVLNEMKQNGGETTLETRFRLARKVFELTSNYDKAITEYLSKIDPSTDEYFK; translated from the coding sequence ATGGCAAAGATTCAGAGGGCGTTAATCAGCGTCACAGACAAAACAGGGGTCGCGGAATTTGCTAAGGAGTTGGAGAAACTTGGTGTTGAAATAGTTAGCACTGGTGGTACGGCCCGCGTTATGAGGGAGGCTGGAGTTTCAGTTAAAGATGTCTCAGAACTGACTGGATTTCCAGAGATGATGGACGGAAGGGTAAAGACCCTACACCCAAAGGTCCATGGGGGAATCCTTGCAATTCGCGATAATAAAGAGCACGTGCGCCAGATGGAAGACAATGGTGTGCCAGCTATTGATCTTGTTGTAGTAAATCTCTATGCCTTTGAAAAGACAGTGCAAAAGCCTGATGTCACCCTGGCAGAGGCCATTGAAAATATCGATATTGGTGGGCCAACGCTCTTGCGCTCATCTGCCAAGAATTTCAGGTACGTTACTGTAATTACAGATCCTGACGATTATGAAGTGGTCTTAAATGAGATGAAACAAAATGGGGGAGAGACCACCCTTGAAACGAGATTCAGGCTTGCAAGGAAGGTCTTTGAGCTTACCTCCAACTACGATAAGGCCATTACAGAATACCTTTCTAAAATCGATCCATCCACAGACGAATATTTCAAATAA
- a CDS encoding general secretion pathway protein GspK: protein MNFIVRCQRGSVLIMVLWVLALLTMIVAYYANQVRILRNAAQYTFSSIQGEQAALSVLRLVANHLSEVSVEDSTEDDTLTIVPQRVYLTHVGSLDVRFEVENEAGKIDLNRVEEDFLREFLRYLLGEENPKKADTICDGILDWRDPDKLTHINGAEDETYEEKDPPYHAANGPFKTVDELLLVNGVTSRLFYGPIESPNIPEGWKGGLKDLFTIYNGKSSVNPDLAPAPIRNFLEERADLGFNGKASVWLLKISAASRRYRIYWEKIGNAPGYKIVFWTEGVGH, encoded by the coding sequence ATGAATTTTATCGTTAGATGTCAAAGAGGCTCTGTCCTCATCATGGTCCTATGGGTCTTAGCCCTTCTCACCATGATAGTGGCCTATTATGCAAATCAGGTGAGGATATTGAGGAATGCTGCCCAGTATACTTTTTCCAGTATACAGGGGGAGCAAGCTGCCCTTTCTGTATTGAGATTGGTGGCAAATCATCTTTCAGAAGTTAGCGTCGAAGATTCCACAGAGGACGATACCTTAACAATCGTCCCCCAAAGGGTTTATTTGACCCATGTTGGCTCATTGGATGTCCGGTTTGAGGTTGAAAATGAGGCAGGTAAGATCGATCTCAATAGGGTTGAAGAGGATTTTTTAAGGGAATTTCTGCGCTATCTCTTGGGTGAAGAGAACCCTAAAAAAGCTGATACCATCTGTGATGGAATTCTGGATTGGAGGGATCCAGATAAACTCACACACATCAATGGAGCAGAAGATGAGACTTACGAGGAAAAAGATCCACCATACCATGCAGCCAATGGCCCTTTTAAGACTGTAGATGAGTTACTCCTCGTAAATGGTGTGACCAGTAGGCTATTCTATGGTCCAATAGAAAGTCCCAATATCCCAGAAGGCTGGAAAGGTGGGCTAAAAGACCTCTTTACCATCTATAATGGCAAAAGTAGTGTCAATCCCGATCTGGCCCCAGCGCCTATTCGAAATTTCCTTGAAGAAAGGGCTGACCTTGGGTTTAATGGAAAGGCCAGTGTCTGGCTCCTAAAGATTTCTGCTGCCTCTAGGCGTTACAGGATATATTGGGAAAAGATTGGCAACGCCCCTGGATATAAAATTGTATTTTGGACAGAGGGGGTTGGTCATTGA
- the pal gene encoding peptidoglycan-associated lipoprotein Pal, which translates to MALGLNRTFTILSLVFSAFLLVTFTGCAKKAITTGEAEKAIPTEEVATAAKAGPGEQGAKVAGLEESALEGGPGKMDQEVAQISEGRTSAPLLPIYFDFDRYNIRGDMVSRMEHNARYLLQHPGVKIQIQGNCDERGTNEYNIALGEKRAKSAKDFLINMGVDPSRIDTVSFGEERPLDPGHNEDAWAKNRRDDFVILK; encoded by the coding sequence ATGGCCCTGGGCTTAAATAGAACTTTTACAATCCTTTCTTTAGTCTTTTCAGCATTTTTACTTGTAACATTTACTGGTTGCGCAAAAAAGGCGATCACAACTGGCGAGGCTGAAAAAGCCATTCCAACAGAAGAGGTTGCAACTGCTGCCAAGGCCGGTCCAGGTGAACAGGGCGCAAAAGTAGCTGGTCTTGAGGAGTCGGCTCTTGAAGGCGGACCAGGGAAAATGGATCAAGAAGTTGCCCAGATTAGCGAAGGCAGGACAAGTGCCCCACTTCTTCCCATCTACTTCGACTTCGACAGATACAATATCCGCGGCGACATGGTCTCACGCATGGAACACAATGCCCGTTACCTCCTTCAGCATCCTGGGGTCAAAATTCAGATCCAGGGTAACTGCGATGAAAGGGGTACCAATGAATACAACATCGCCCTCGGAGAAAAACGCGCCAAAAGTGCAAAAGACTTTCTTATAAATATGGGCGTTGATCCAAGCAGGATTGACACCGTCAGCTTTGGAGAAGAACGGCCATTAGACCCAGGACACAACGAAGATGCATGGGCCAAGAATAGACGTGATGATTTCGTCATTCTGAAATAG
- a CDS encoding OmpH family outer membrane protein yields the protein MNRLMGFGWALTVCFLLTFLSQAAIAQSASHKIAVIDMQKVMRESHAGKAAMEKLNKKFEKLREELRKKQEELKAFKEDLEKKAPLLSEEARAEKEREYKKMLRDFKDKSDDAQFEMRQAESRTMEPILKELEKIVTEIGKKKGYTLILENKMPGIYYVAPEADITDEIIKAYDAMKKGNGTKK from the coding sequence ATGAACCGATTGATGGGATTTGGGTGGGCTCTTACCGTTTGTTTTCTCTTAACATTCCTTTCTCAGGCAGCCATTGCACAGAGTGCATCTCATAAAATAGCTGTCATTGATATGCAGAAGGTAATGAGGGAATCTCATGCCGGAAAGGCAGCGATGGAAAAACTCAATAAAAAATTCGAAAAACTCCGGGAGGAGTTAAGAAAGAAACAGGAAGAATTAAAGGCCTTTAAAGAAGATCTCGAGAAAAAGGCCCCATTACTGAGTGAAGAGGCCAGAGCGGAAAAAGAACGCGAATACAAAAAGATGCTTAGGGATTTCAAAGATAAAAGTGACGATGCCCAGTTTGAGATGAGACAGGCAGAGTCCAGGACCATGGAACCCATATTAAAAGAGCTTGAAAAAATTGTTACTGAAATCGGAAAAAAGAAAGGCTATACCTTGATTCTAGAAAATAAAATGCCCGGGATTTATTATGTAGCCCCAGAGGCAGACATAACCGATGAAATCATAAAGGCATATGATGCCATGAAAAAAGGAAATGGGACGAAGAAATAG
- a CDS encoding transketolase yields the protein MGRRNRAVFSIDYKTKEVLSEEDLSQLEEMWRRSVARIIISTTLAGSGHPGGSMSSIHALLLLYAMIRHNPQDPRWEERDRVLMSIGHISPATYSVLAEYGYITEEQFLTEFRRAGSPCAGHVEQAVPGVEWNTGNLGQGLSAGAAMALAQKLKGLKDAKTFVFMGDGEQQKGQIAEARRFAVKYGLSNLFGIVDRNHLQIGGSTEDVMPVRVREEYEASGWNVIYCPNGNDFSLCYKALRQALLKQDIEPEVPTVLVLRTTMGYGVSFMEDQAKYHGAPLKKDDAKKALEELGVDPGLLDEWEQKRANTHIKAVHCKNPEAAYPKIETGVPRVYGAEVNTDCRSAYGNALEDLAKINNSADELKVLGVSCDLEGSVKMQGFHKVSPDAFFEVGIQEHHAAVLAGALSREGFSVFFSTFGVFAVAETYNQHRLSDLNDTHLKVVATHLGLDVGEDGPTHQSIDYVGLLRNIFGFSIFMPADPNQTDRIVRYAARVPGNVFVGMGRSKLPVVLKEDGTPFFDDSYEFVPGRADWLRRGSKATLVAYGSVIPEVLGAWEILKEQGLDVGVLNMASLKPVDRDSLIEAAKIGPVITVEDHIPETGLGGIAASVFVEEGIVPKFRSLGVNSYGASGKPKDLYKMQGLDRESIAEAVKGLCGT from the coding sequence ATGGGACGAAGAAATAGAGCCGTGTTTAGCATAGATTACAAAACAAAAGAGGTTTTATCTGAGGAAGATTTGAGTCAGTTGGAAGAGATGTGGCGCCGTTCTGTGGCACGCATCATTATCTCCACAACCCTTGCAGGAAGTGGTCACCCCGGTGGGTCAATGTCATCTATTCACGCCCTCCTCTTACTTTATGCCATGATTAGGCATAACCCCCAGGATCCAAGATGGGAGGAGAGAGATAGAGTATTGATGAGCATTGGCCATATCTCTCCGGCGACCTATAGCGTTTTAGCTGAATACGGATATATCACAGAAGAACAATTTCTTACCGAGTTCAGGCGTGCCGGATCCCCCTGTGCTGGTCACGTAGAACAGGCTGTGCCAGGAGTTGAATGGAATACCGGAAATCTTGGTCAGGGGTTGAGCGCAGGTGCAGCAATGGCCCTCGCCCAGAAGCTAAAGGGGCTTAAAGACGCAAAGACCTTTGTATTCATGGGAGATGGAGAACAACAAAAGGGCCAGATAGCAGAGGCAAGAAGATTTGCAGTCAAATACGGACTCTCCAACCTGTTTGGTATTGTAGATAGAAATCACCTACAAATTGGCGGCTCCACTGAAGACGTTATGCCCGTAAGGGTCAGAGAGGAGTATGAGGCCTCAGGTTGGAATGTCATTTATTGCCCTAACGGAAACGACTTTTCCCTGTGCTACAAGGCATTGAGGCAGGCACTTTTGAAACAGGATATCGAGCCTGAAGTCCCAACAGTGCTGGTATTGAGGACTACCATGGGCTATGGAGTGTCCTTCATGGAGGACCAGGCAAAATACCATGGAGCTCCTCTTAAAAAGGATGATGCAAAAAAGGCCCTGGAGGAACTGGGAGTCGACCCAGGACTACTGGATGAATGGGAGCAAAAAAGGGCCAACACACATATAAAGGCAGTACACTGCAAAAACCCTGAGGCCGCTTATCCCAAGATCGAGACAGGTGTTCCCAGGGTCTATGGAGCTGAAGTCAATACTGACTGTAGGTCTGCCTACGGTAATGCCCTGGAGGACTTGGCTAAGATAAATAACAGTGCAGATGAGCTCAAAGTCCTTGGAGTGAGTTGTGACCTCGAGGGATCTGTTAAGATGCAGGGCTTCCACAAGGTGAGCCCAGATGCATTCTTTGAAGTTGGCATCCAAGAACACCACGCCGCAGTCCTCGCTGGGGCACTAAGTAGAGAGGGATTTTCTGTATTTTTCAGCACTTTTGGTGTCTTTGCCGTTGCAGAGACCTACAATCAGCATCGTCTGAGTGACCTCAACGACACCCATCTCAAGGTGGTGGCAACGCACCTCGGACTGGATGTTGGAGAAGATGGCCCAACCCATCAATCAATAGATTACGTTGGGCTTCTGAGGAACATATTCGGTTTTTCCATATTCATGCCAGCAGATCCCAATCAGACAGACAGGATTGTCAGGTACGCAGCAAGGGTCCCAGGAAATGTATTTGTAGGTATGGGACGCTCCAAACTACCTGTGGTTTTAAAAGAGGATGGGACACCATTTTTTGATGATAGTTATGAGTTTGTACCTGGTCGGGCAGACTGGTTGAGGAGAGGCTCCAAGGCAACTCTAGTTGCCTATGGCTCTGTGATTCCTGAGGTATTGGGTGCATGGGAGATATTGAAGGAACAGGGCTTGGATGTTGGCGTCTTAAACATGGCATCCTTGAAGCCCGTAGATAGAGACTCCCTCATCGAAGCCGCTAAAATCGGGCCAGTTATAACAGTAGAAGACCACATCCCAGAGACTGGCCTAGGAGGCATTGCAGCAAGTGTCTTCGTAGAAGAAGGAATAGTGCCAAAATTTAGGAGCCTTGGAGTCAACTCCTATGGTGCTTCAGGGAAACCAAAAGACCTATACAAGATGCAGGGCCTCGACAGAGAATCAATTGCCGAGGCTGTGAAAGGGCTCTGTGGCACTTGA
- a CDS encoding flagellar hook-length control protein FliK, whose amino-acid sequence MALDPTKIFSVFKNLTQKTEPLSLIGPGKIAFQKGQILEAIFLGQDQGRSLIRVGQQLLNARGPIDAQKGDRLLLQVLDIGPPPLLTVVRQTTSVDDSSLESLFIKAKLDLIHGQGPKGLATNKFGPLISKDGKPDELMALAVLKALFSKESPKHDAIPIVHHFETLFSLEKGIREQFGINAFLLPVFFEGDKGVGHIAIYNEKQKEEDKRQNRPQKFNVRVDFDLELSALGPLRINLYLSSKSIGMFIRAKDETITKIEQGLNELRQRLDALGFKIELLKVTSFKKKGEKEGIFDIISDRANRRLHFIL is encoded by the coding sequence GTGGCACTTGATCCTACGAAGATTTTTTCGGTTTTTAAGAATCTAACCCAAAAGACAGAACCATTATCTCTAATAGGTCCAGGGAAGATTGCCTTTCAAAAGGGACAGATCCTAGAGGCAATCTTCCTTGGTCAAGACCAAGGCAGGAGTTTAATCCGGGTAGGACAACAACTCCTTAATGCCCGCGGACCCATCGATGCTCAAAAGGGGGACCGACTGTTATTACAGGTCTTGGATATTGGTCCACCGCCACTTTTGACCGTAGTCAGGCAAACCACCTCTGTTGATGACAGTTCACTCGAAAGCCTCTTTATTAAGGCCAAGTTGGATCTCATCCATGGCCAGGGTCCAAAAGGCCTAGCAACCAATAAATTTGGCCCACTTATCTCCAAAGATGGAAAGCCAGATGAACTGATGGCCTTGGCCGTATTAAAGGCGCTTTTTTCAAAAGAGTCTCCCAAACATGATGCCATTCCAATAGTCCATCACTTTGAGACCCTATTTTCCCTAGAAAAGGGGATTAGAGAACAGTTCGGAATCAATGCCTTTTTACTCCCTGTCTTTTTTGAGGGAGATAAGGGTGTTGGACATATTGCAATTTACAATGAAAAACAAAAGGAAGAAGACAAAAGACAAAATAGACCACAAAAGTTTAATGTCCGCGTGGATTTTGACCTGGAACTTTCAGCTCTTGGGCCTCTTAGAATAAACCTGTATCTAAGTAGTAAATCCATTGGGATGTTCATCAGGGCAAAAGATGAGACAATAACCAAAATAGAACAGGGGCTGAATGAACTTAGACAAAGGCTTGATGCCTTGGGGTTCAAAATAGAACTTTTAAAAGTCACTTCTTTCAAGAAAAAAGGGGAAAAAGAGGGTATCTTCGATATAATCTCAGATCGTGCCAACCGAAGGCTTCATTTTATACTGTAG
- a CDS encoding EscU/YscU/HrcU family type III secretion system export apparatus switch protein, which translates to MKRSMRKKAVALKYDPSIDKAPKVVAKGAGKIAEQILEIAQRSGVPIREDSDLVEVLSHLDIHQEIPPETYIVVAEILAWVYRLNAEKV; encoded by the coding sequence ATGAAAAGGTCCATGCGCAAAAAGGCTGTTGCTTTAAAATACGACCCTTCAATAGATAAAGCTCCAAAGGTTGTGGCAAAGGGTGCTGGCAAGATTGCAGAACAGATCCTTGAGATTGCCCAAAGGTCAGGGGTGCCAATCCGTGAAGATAGTGATCTCGTAGAGGTGTTGTCCCACTTGGATATCCACCAAGAAATCCCTCCTGAGACATACATTGTAGTGGCGGAAATTCTTGCCTGGGTCTATCGACTCAATGCGGAAAAAGTGTGA
- the flgF gene encoding flagellar basal-body rod protein FlgF: MKLIDGIHPYSRLGPMESLEGARMLEQKLSVLSNEVSNIKTPGFKRQRITFEEYFLKQVDATKRTAKGEVIKGDFSQGTLRETRNPFDFAIEGEGFFVVQTPSGIRYTRAGNFSLNAQNQLVTQEGYLVLGDGAPITLPDTTGKGIWLSSDGRFYVDETDTAGIDIVTFKNLNGLKRLGGNLWEQTQASGPPRPSETARVRQGFLEESNTNPLEAMINLVDLFREYEALQRTLKTQDELDSKSATEVGRVG; encoded by the coding sequence ATGAAACTCATAGATGGAATTCACCCATATAGTCGTCTCGGTCCAATGGAATCTCTCGAAGGGGCCAGGATGCTCGAGCAAAAGCTGAGTGTCCTCTCCAACGAGGTTTCAAACATCAAAACCCCAGGCTTCAAAAGGCAGAGGATTACCTTTGAAGAGTATTTCTTGAAGCAGGTTGATGCCACCAAAAGGACTGCAAAGGGTGAGGTAATAAAAGGAGACTTTTCCCAGGGCACCTTGAGAGAGACGCGTAACCCCTTTGATTTCGCCATTGAAGGTGAGGGCTTTTTTGTGGTCCAAACCCCCAGTGGCATACGGTATACCAGGGCAGGAAACTTTAGCCTCAATGCACAAAATCAGCTCGTAACCCAGGAGGGATATCTGGTTCTCGGAGATGGTGCTCCAATAACGCTGCCAGACACCACTGGCAAAGGGATCTGGCTCAGTTCAGATGGTCGATTCTATGTGGACGAGACTGATACTGCAGGGATAGACATCGTAACCTTTAAGAATTTGAATGGACTCAAGCGCCTTGGAGGAAATCTATGGGAACAGACACAGGCATCTGGACCGCCAAGGCCTTCTGAAACAGCACGAGTGAGACAGGGCTTCCTAGAGGAGTCAAATACCAATCCTCTAGAGGCCATGATCAATCTCGTTGACCTTTTTAGGGAATACGAGGCCCTTCAACGTACATTAAAGACCCAAGATGAACTGGACAGTAAATCTGCTACAGAAGTGGGAAGAGTAGGTTAA
- the flgG gene encoding flagellar basal-body rod protein FlgG codes for MIRGLWSAASGMNSMQLNLDVIANNLANVNTVGFKRSRADFEDLLYQTIRMPGTDNADGTQVPTGMQIGMGSRPTAVQKIFTQGDYENTGNELDWAIEGRGFFKVISNGEELYTRAGAFKLDKDGFIVTSNGDRLQPEFAVPQGTQSITIDSYGLLTASDPSGNPLASVQLTIYDFPNPAGLFSVGRNLFRPTLASGDPIEGNPGTDNLGTIAQGFLEQSNVDVVKEMVSMIVTQRAYELNSKTVQTADEMLGIANNLKR; via the coding sequence ATGATTAGAGGACTATGGTCAGCAGCATCGGGCATGAATAGCATGCAATTAAATCTCGACGTCATTGCAAACAACCTTGCCAACGTCAACACCGTCGGATTCAAGAGGAGCAGGGCAGACTTTGAAGACCTCCTATATCAGACCATCAGAATGCCAGGGACAGACAATGCAGATGGTACGCAGGTCCCAACAGGTATGCAAATAGGAATGGGCTCTAGGCCCACTGCGGTGCAAAAGATCTTCACCCAGGGAGATTATGAAAACACTGGCAATGAACTGGACTGGGCCATTGAAGGCAGGGGCTTTTTCAAGGTGATCTCAAACGGAGAAGAACTCTACACAAGGGCAGGTGCATTCAAACTTGATAAAGACGGCTTTATAGTGACGTCAAATGGAGACAGACTTCAGCCAGAATTCGCAGTGCCCCAGGGGACTCAATCAATTACCATTGATTCCTATGGTCTCCTTACTGCTTCTGATCCCAGCGGGAATCCATTGGCCTCGGTACAGCTTACCATATATGATTTCCCCAATCCTGCAGGGCTCTTTAGTGTGGGACGCAATCTGTTTAGACCGACCCTTGCCTCAGGAGATCCCATTGAGGGCAATCCAGGCACCGACAACCTGGGGACCATAGCACAGGGTTTTCTGGAACAATCCAATGTAGACGTTGTAAAGGAGATGGTTTCCATGATCGTCACTCAAAGGGCCTATGAACTCAATTCAAAGACTGTCCAAACGGCAGATGAAATGTTGGGTATTGCAAACAATCTAAAACGATAG